In Plodia interpunctella isolate USDA-ARS_2022_Savannah chromosome 9, ilPloInte3.2, whole genome shotgun sequence, a single genomic region encodes these proteins:
- the LOC128672647 gene encoding uncharacterized protein LOC128672647, with product MEWDDATVIKLIDLYHLKEILWNPKNRDYKSRPKRYDAFNEIASEFATDVPEIERKIKNLTSHYYREKKKEDNSNKSGAGTDGIYHSKWFAYKSLNFLRNKNVPTGTTDTDTPSTSHDSQSRRESQSNQNDLPQMSPGDSQSNHNDLPQMSPENTTWQRNKRPKINPNKELISEALNIMKNVSQRPNVTKDEDGLFGDYIAGQLRQMDRQMKAIVRHRINNIIFEAETGYRSDTFTDFARPSSVSSSHSHPGYYTASSLQQAVVSPSTNNLTSSEYSAQTNSDPQTIQPSSLETFAEEYLALNPSDSVIK from the exons ATGGAGTGGGACGATGCAACAGTTATAAAACTAATAGACCTCTatcatttaaaagaaatattatggaACCCAAAAAACCGTGACTACAAAAGCCGGCCAAAGCGTTACGACGCATTTAATGAAATTGCCAGTGAATTTGCTACTGATGTTCCGGAAATCGagagaaagataaaaaatttaactagTCATTATTAccgagagaaaaaaaaagaagataatTCAAATAAGTCTGGTGCGGGTACTGATGGTATTTATCATAGTAAATGGTTTGCCTACAAATCACTAAATTTTCTGCGGAACAAAAATGTGCCTACTGGAACCACCGATACT GACACACCGTCGACGAGCCACGATTCACAATCGAGACGAGAatcacaatcaaatcaaaatgatTTACCACAGATGTCACCAGGAGATTCACAATCAAATCATAATGATTTACCACAGATGTCGCCAGAAAATACAACTTGGCAACGAAATAAACGTCCTAAAATCAACCCTAATAAAGAGTTGATATCCGAAGCATTGAATATTATGAAGAATGTCTCCCAACGACCAAATGTGACAAAAGATGAGGATGGTTTATTTGGAGATTATATTGCGGGTCAGTTAAGACAAATGGATCGACAAATGAAAGCTATTGTGAGACATCGgatcaacaatataatatttgaagcCGAAACTGGATATAGATCCGATACATTTACGGATTTTGCAAGACCAAGTAGTGTTTCTAGTTCACACAGTCATCCAGGATACTATACAGCATCTTCACTACAACAGGCGGTTGTAAGCCCTTCTACAAATAACTTAACTTCTTCTGAATACTCTGCCCAAACAAACTCAGATCCACAAACAATTCAACCTTCGTCACTAGAAACATTTGCTGAAGAATACCTAGCTCTAAATCCTTCTGATAGTGTTATAAagtaa